The Watersipora subatra chromosome 7, tzWatSuba1.1, whole genome shotgun sequence genomic interval GTTACTGGACGCACCCGAGTCGACTAATACAGAAGATGCAATGTTGTTTATTCTTACCACTATCCGCGCCGATTTTGTAGGAGCTATATTGAACATACCATCATCCGTCGTTCCCTCACTATCTAGGAGATCGCTAACAGCGAACAGAGTAGCGACATCATCATCTGCAGCATCACTAACGGCTGCAGTTGCGCTTATATTACGACTGCTTTGTACGCCTTTACAGAATCTAGCACCACCAAAATGTCCCTTTTTGTGGCAGACATTACATGATCTTCCCCGTGCGGGACAGCTATCTGATGACGCAATGTGATCAGTAGCCTTACAACGGTAGCAAACTGTGTTTCTTGTTGCTTTGGGTCTTGCAGTCGTATTTCCCGTAAATTGTCGAGCTCGACTATTTAGAACCTTGTTCACTTCTTCCTGCTTTACTTCACTACCCAACTCAGTGTTCTGTTGATTTATTGCCTCCTCTGTCTGCGCTATTGATACTACTTTAGTCAGTGTTAAGTCAGAGCCTTGTTCAAGGAGTTTTCTTCTCAATCGGCTGAAGGGCAGTTTCTCGATAATTTGGTCTCGAATTTTTATCTCTACATCTGTGTACTCACATGTCAAAGCTAACTGACGAAGCCTCGTGATGTAATTGACCACAGTCTCATCTTATCTAATCTCTGTCCTTCTGAATACTGATCGTTCGTACGTTGTGTTAGTTTTAGCTTGAAAGTGACTGTCTATGGCCGACATTGCCTTTTTATAGCTATCATCACCTTCTCCATTCGGTAACACATCGAATATATCCTGTACCTCTTCACCTGCCATATCTAGCAGTAATGCTTTCTTCTGGTCTGCTTTCGTGACGCCTCTAGCAGCTACAAAGTACTCGAAACCTCTCTTCCACCTTTTCCAACGAGACCCTACAGTCAAAGGGTCTGAAGCTACTGGAAAGGCTTTGATATGGCTCGTGTTTGTATCCAATGCCATAGCCATGTTCACAATAGTATCCCAGAATTATATGCCAGCTAATTATCTCGTACTAGCCTCTCTCCTTCCAAAATTTACAAACTCGTCGCCATTGTTGTATCTTTAGAATGTAAGGTAATAGGAGCTGGAGAGAGCGTTTGCAGTTTGAATGTTCGTTTATTGCTGGCTAACTATATAATGCTCTTGTTTACTAGCAAGACAATTCATCACACCTGACCTTGTGGTAACTGCTGTCAGACTGCAGGTGCTGACAATAACTATTGCTAGAATACAACACCGTCATTCggcgatacagtgtgaaccagcttaTACTAGCCTACATCTCGCCTGTTATAACAGAATGCTGTACCAGCCTATACTAGCCTACACCTCACCTGTTATAACAGAATGCTGAACCAGCCTATACTAGTCTACACCTCGCCTGTTATAAGAGAATGCTCTACCAGCCTATACTAGCCTACACCTCACCTGTTATAACAGAATGCTGAACCAGCCTATACTAGCCCACACCTCCCCTGTTATAAGAGAATGCTGAACCAGCCTATACTAGCCCACACCTCGCCTGTTATAACAGAATGCTGAACCAGCCTATACTAGCCTACATCTCGCCTGTTATAACAGAATGCTGTACCAGCCTATACTAGCCTACACCTCGCCTGTTATAAGAGAATGCTGAACCAGCCTATACTAGCCTACACCTCGCCTGTTATAACAGAATGCTGAACCAGCCTATACGAGCCCACACCTCCCCTGTTATAAGAGAATGCTGAACCAGCCTATACTAGCCTACACCTCGCCTGTTATAAGAGAATGCTGAATTAGCCTATACTAGCCCACACCTCGCCTGTTATAACAGAATGCTGTACCAGCCTATACTAACCTACACCTCGCCTGTTATAACAGAATGCTGAACCAGCCTATACTAGCCCACATCTCCCCTGTTATAACAGAATGCTGAACCAGCCTATACTAGCCCACACCTCCCCTGTTATAAGAAAATGCTGAACCAACCTATACTAGCCCACACCTCCGCTGTTATAACACAATGCTGAACCAACCTATACTAGCCTACACCTCCCCTGTTATAAGAGAATGCTGTAAGCGGTGTGATAGAACAAATGATGAAGGGATGAAGACAGTAATCCTTGTCTACTTCGTGGCTCACCTTTTGCGGTTTCGGCACATCGCGGTTAAAATATGTGAgttaaactaaataaaaatttaactaaaaaaagtaaaagaatttcaatacataaataaacatacacaaaatacatttataaacatTTGACTGCCTTCTCACACCAAATCCAGTTAATCATAGGTACAAATATTCAGACCAGAAAAAATCCAAACTTCTCCAGCTTACAATACTGAGACTTATTTGAAGTATAATCTGAGTCAGTCAATGTAACTTCAATTAATTCACCTATTATATagaaaataaatgcaatattgtTTAGAAAGCAGTTTTGGTGCTAAATTTTGGCTCATACATATTATACTTCAAAAAACTAGTTTCGCTTTCACGGATTTTCACTTATCGCGGAGCACGCCGATTCCCACTAACTGAAAAGTGAGGGACTACTGTATTCCAAGATCAGTTAACTCATCCCGGATATCAATATCAGTCAAGATCTTAATTGTTAGCCTTGTTTCGTATAACTGACCCATTTATGTTTACTACATTAAGAAAACTTTTAGCAGTGAAAACAGCCTTTTTAAAAACTGACAGTTCTCGTTGTATCAGGAATAGAAAGGAATGTCTATACTCATACTTTCGCTttgtcaaatcatttttcagAAGTCTGAATAGCTTGAAAACCAGAGACAGCAGAACATACCTTGTCCTGCCAGGCTTTGTTGGAAATGCACTGTGAGTAGGGAAGTCGACTAAAGGTTACTGTGCTATAGAGAGGTATCCATGTGCGTGGCATCAGCCAATGCAGAAACCTGTCTATTTTCCTCCTCAACAGGAACAATTTGGAATTGACCTGCCAACATGCATGCAGACTCCATGTTAGAATACCGCACAAATGATTGAGAAGGCTATGAACTGCATCAGTAAATGTTATAGATACACAATCTGCAATCATGATAGCAGAAGACAAAATAATGGAGCGAAGCTCCATTATTTTGTGCACGAGTTTGAATGATAAGAGATGCACTTACCATAGATCTCATCTCTATGTAATTGTACATTGCTAAGTCACAGATTGCGTGGGCATCTGCAGTACGTCTCCTGCTGAAATCCTCCAGAGCTAAGCCTAAAATAAAAGAGAATGTTTGTAGTTAATTGTAGCTGTAAATGTTTGGTCTCGGCAgaaatgttaaatacaaagaGTGAATTAATTCTTTTCATAAATTGAACAGAGATCTATACAACCTCTGTAGatctaattattttaaaaactgagttgcctaaattatttcatactaGTGTTTCGCAAACAGAGAAAACAAGTCACACTGTATTGGTTTAAGGCAATCTATTGCATACAAAGATTAGAAGCTAGAAGCTACACAGGACCAAAGCAGCTGGTTAATATATGCCAACAAATTTGCTATATATTTGGAAATATGGTATTGATGCTATATTGCAAATGTATTGGAGTTATGCGCTAACAgaatagagaagacaactctatggtatgtttaaaaacttcaaaggTTTTGCAATAAACTGTCTTACTGTCAGACATTTTCAGAGTAGGTAACGTGAACGGTCTTCGATAAAAGTgcatataaataatacatagaAACTTGCACATGGAGGCTCATTACTAACAACTAACTTGAGTAACTCACTCCTTTCTACTAATACAGAGTAATTTGTTTCTGTTGGCTAGTACTGTATATAATGATTTACTGCAGTCTACCAATACAATTTACTTTTCTCCTGTCTACTAATACAGTTTACTTCACTACTGTCTACTAGTAGAGCAATTTACTACTATCTTCTAATACCGGAGAGTTCGCTCCTGTCCGCTAGTACATAGAGATTCACTAATTCCTGCTATCATAAAGTGATTCCCTACTATCTACTGGATCGGAGTGACTGCTGTCTACTAGTACAGATTAGTTCGACACTGTATATCAGTAGATAAATAAACCAGACTGACCTGCTGACACAAAGGCAGCAGGTCACTTAATAGCtactaataaattaataatagcaaagaATAAGTTACTTGTATACTTACCCATATCGTCTGGATGAGCATCGAGAGCATCCTTAAAAACAAGACAGTCCTCCATCCCCTAAACATAACGTTTGAAAGTACATAACCTGACCACACTCGAGCTATACTGAgccaaatatattttgtaaGAGATCCAATTGCATGATAATTTAAGGCCTCACGCAATTCATTCCTTGTCCATAAAAGGGAACAACGGCGTGAGCAGCATCACCCATCAGGGCGCATCTATCTTTGTAGTGAAACGGATTACACTTGACAGAGATAAGCCCGGATACCTTCCACTTCTCGAATGTTGACAATAGATGTTCCCTGGAAACATTAACCTTTTTAACCATAATATCTTATGTACAGGTATTACAAATTGTGTGTTATTCTGTTAGTTATTTTCCCAATCCTGAATAACATGCTATGCTTACATATTGCGCGGCTGCAACAAAATATGGCAAAGCATGATCAACACTCCCCATAACTCTCATAGTTAAATCAACTTTCAGTAAATACCCATCtacctctctcttcctctccctAACCTTCTCTCTCCTCTCTATTGCTCCCCTACTCCTTCTCTCttcccctccctctctccctcttcatatccctcactctctctctccccatCTCTCTCCCCTACCCCTTCTCTTTCCCCTCTCTTCCCCACAAAGTCATAGCCTACTAGCCCAGCACTGCAAATATCAAACCAATGACAGACAAGTACTGTCACTCAAAAATAGTACTAATCATTACAAATTAGTGTCTCAGGTGTTTGACCTCAGACCTTGACCTTACTTCACCCACATGGTACAATAATATGCAAGAAGATGGCACAAAGATCAAATCATTGCTTAAGTCTACCAAGGCAACATAGTGAGTGACCATTTGCTTGAtgcttaaaaacaaaaaacttttctaaagccacaacaaaacttttattgttttcatCCAAATAAAGCCACAGTAGGAATTTAATTAGATAACTTGaaattatgaaaattttttaagATTAATTTGATATCTACATTCGAGTGTCATGCGGTATGCTGATCAGGCCAATTAATAGCAGTAAAAATAATGATAGGCATTTGTTTTATCCTTATTAGCAGAAAAAACTGCAGTCGATAAAGGTTTGATCACAAAGGAAACTAAAGTCTAATGAGAGTGAAATAATTCTTTTTGAGGGGGGTACAATTACGCCCACAGAATTCATAGGAAAAAAATGCAAAGCATAAGGTTTGGTTCGTATGAGAAACACACAAGCTTTGATCTGAAGCTTTGAACGAAACTTAAAAGCTCAACTAGCAAAACAGAAGAtccagtggttcttaaccttagTTTGATGGAACCCTAGGAGTCCAGTATGTCAGTCTCAGAATTCAGCAAAGGTCACGGCGCAGAAGTAATCTCTCAAAGGCAACAGCAGAAGTCATACTGATTTGCAAGGTCATGTCTTTATGAAAAGATATGTAATTTATTGTAAGTTCATGCATTGTATTAGTTTTGTTCTTTGAACAGTGATTTTAATGTACAGTTCAATTTGTGCACCAGTAAAACAAATACCTATGACGTGAATgtgaaaaatttttatttttcaataaagaagGGTTCGGTGAAAGCGCATATGAAACCGATGGGGTTCAATATATCCGACAAGGTTAAGAAGCATTTGTATAGAAGACGAGTTGAAAGAAGAAATGAACTGCAAGCATAGACCATAGCGATAGGAAGCTCCTCCCATGCTGCCAAGCCTCCGAGATGCTAAACTCTGCTGAGGTACTGAAGCCATGAAAGGAGTTTACTGCAGATAAACTAAAGCTTATTCTACAGAgtacttggagttatcttactAATGCTAAGATACTGAGCAGTCAAATACACTATTAAAATATGGACAATAAAGCTGAACTTGAGTGAAAGTACCAAACGAATGAACTCACACTCATCCTCATTCCTTGAGAACACAAAACTGACACTCTCAAAATAACTACGTTAAAGAAACAATTAAGTTGATCAGAGGAGGGAAGGAATGACGGCTCCTGAAAGCCTGGAAAATGTTTCGATAATTGTATAAACTCACattaacagtatatatatatatgaagatttgaagattatagttgcatgaaagtgGTTGAGTAGGAGAAACTTGAGACAGCTAAAAATAGAATTAGACATGCAGAAACATATATGTAACTTACTCTCCGAATAGATCAACCGAGTCAGGAAATCTTTCCTTGAAAAAGGTGAGGGCATCCTTGCGAGTGTTCAACTGATCAAACCTTTCAAAGGACATGAAAAGGGTGCCGGTGAAAGACTTATCTTGGTTAGGCAACCCAATCAGCATGAACTCATTTCTAGGCCAGATATGTAGGTAGTTCTGCTGCATGGCAAACTCGGTGCCTGCCTGCAGTAGAAAGGGTGTAAGTTGAGAATATGAATAACATAACAGagtattagtaacaaaacaaaataataacaacataacaACAGTGTTAATAACATTATAGAGTTTTAATAACATAACTTCACTTCATCTCATGCTAGTGACAACCTCAAATTGAATGAGTTCAGTTAAGAATTGAGAATTGATTGAACGGTGCGAAGAGAGCAGTTATGATTCACTCTAACATACCTACCGAGGTGACTCTGGCTGGCATGCTGATCTCTACATATCCATGCGGAATATATGCCTGACTGAAGTCCATTCTTGTGTACTTAATCATCTCCCTCCTCACTAAAGAATGCGCACCATCACAACCCAGGATTAAGTCCGATGTATCTTCTACCTTCTCATTCTCCCTACATTTGAAAGACAACAAATGTCAACAAGCTACCAAAGAAATAACATACAACCAGAGAACGGTGCTAACAAGTGTTACAGTaaagttaccgtaaaacctctaattgaacgctatcgcgctctgtttttcaacccttcttttgCGGTGGCGGTCAATTGAAAGTTGCATTCAAATAGATGCTGGCATTGTATTtctcaaatggctcgtcagaattttcggaagataaatttaactcttttccgggcgaagcgaatgtcgcctatattttgccttctctttccggtggagcgatgatattaaaccttttggatgcaataaatctgctaacttacctccaacttgtcaaagatctcttaataaatatgcattgagaaaccgagcAAGATCTCTACCATTTGATATGTATTGctttgcaattaacctacgatgataTTATAACCttgccctgctttgcaatttgttggagctttccatttttatttcatttaaaggttgacttgcaacagaattcacattacagttatttgatatcattgattcataagattcaccatgtcttactctgttgtattgtaggtgccaaatatgtggaaatgtgattacaagcttttaaaagttcaaaaacgaaaagctgccgtagatgggaatctctttatttcgatgacgtaaccacgaaatttggttatcgtcttgtcacgtatgttctcacgtgaattgaaaggccaataaaaagctcaatataaaacttatcatagtactagtttatgacaaacacttcgggttttactgaagatcccgtatcaaatatagatgctcgctactttacagtttcgtttcggcattattcaatcgtcaagtcgtaatctgatcatgtgactcaatacttcgcaaataatttttgcagcccttttcgattatcacaggtgaccaacaggctcgtcatgattatcagacaatgatatgtactccttcgagctaaggttaaaaggtTTAACGatgttttacggtaagttataagatatcagtgctaaaagtgacagcattacgatgatgataaaacagatgcgtaagaacaatagacatggttttattgaatgcgtgaagtatatttgtgaaaatatttcgacgaataaggtagcaagaaagtgtaaacagaaaccatctctcacaagtacatcacatttgagccgttttggaaagggaatctaaactacggtggtctcgtgtggctgcgactttctgttcgtttttgagcttttaagagcttgttatcacctttccacatattttgcacctacaacacaacagagtaagacatggtgaatcttttcatatcaaataacggtaatgtgaattttgttgcaagtcaacctttaaatttgaagacgtattttattttatatctatatttaatgttgcataaaagcgcattgcactcattgatacatttgctacagtttgcagccaaaactagcttttttatgtgcaatagaagaggagttacgagcgtcaatcaattgtaagatcagatcaCCAcattgatgctattaaataatatgggTCATCATCTcaaaaaccatggttaagtcaggtgtgtgagatttggagttatctacaccagcagaaggagaaaattctagGGCTGTTCGATGTCTACTCGCACTATGCATTTAatttcagagttgtcttctcctgaaaACTGAATAAAACCgaatctttatttgttacttcaGTTTACTCAGATGGGCATTATGAACCGCATCGAACCGAGAAAAGGAAGGCAACTGCTCTAgcgataaaaataaaaacattacaaTATGTTAAGGACAAATACAATCAATGAAGATTaatgccataataaaatattacaaatataagtcTCTTAACTACAAAACATCCCGTGAGTTAATTTGGCAAGAGTCAAGATTATTGCTACAATTTGGATAAAAAAACTCTTAACACATTTGCTGACCGATCAATGCTGTCACGAAAATTTGCTCAGGAAGCTACTGTGTGGGCATGCGCAAACACTGAATCGAATCGTGATATACAATTCGGTTCATATGCAGTCGTCTTCTCCTTCTGAATTGGTGAACCGAGAGGGAACAACTCTTGAAAAACTGAATGCACTCAAATCGTTATTCAGCATTAGAAAATTCTCagtcattttgcaaaaaaaatttttattctaGCTTCATTACAGCAGAtcttatggtcaataaactgaatgagCGTTCACCATAGTGcaaaaaacatagttctgagaaaactggtgttaaagtttgagaaatgaaaaccaatgcatatttttgtttacatttcaaaacgtcatagcaaccaatatcaataagttgtgatatttaccTAGATTTCggtatttatatacaaaaacttatgctgaatttaaaaatctaaacagattttagctggctgtcatagaaatagctgtatatctattaGAAATTGTgttacttatttttaattttgcagatattaaaaccggcttggcagtatcgcgatttagggcacagccgtagtatcaccaacaaaatctttaaaaaaataaaagcagtaaaatattgcacaccatcggacACTAGATACTACGATCTTGTAAAATGGAAtagttattcttataattaaatcttataataatcgtTAGGAAAAAATCATCGTCACTCCCTTTCCTTTCATTGCTCCTGgaatcagttggaataccaagtGCTCattaaaagtgtccaaaatgtcagagttatccatagatatagtaaaccctagatatgcgaataatcaaaacaagtgaggcctataattagcatgacgcaacgtcacagtgatgtgcaaagctaatcagctgatctattaactcctattgacttagcactaaaaactgctcaatttttccatagtttgtgcatctgagactgcatattttattgataacatataaaactgactttggatgagaaaggcaagaatcttacacacatggtaatggataataccaatgatttagaagctcctatatcattgataatacaaagagtaaCCAactagaaattaaactaataactactgaatcaaatgagatttagaagcagttaagttggaccactgtattaaaccataactgtcacgtaccaCTTAAATTGTAGTttataggtaaatcagacatgctgcttccgattttgtacttaaaataaagattggttcactaactttcaaagtcatgaagctttttacagcgttttaatttcggtctcaaaaacaacacaatcggcacaacaagctctgcccatagaTATGTGATgtatgctagctttttaggatTGGAAGTTGGGAATGTTAGACGATGATGATAGACATGGGTGGCTCAagacccattattatctaaattcagtcaTCAAAATCTTctcagtttttttatgaaaggacTGAGAagttatttaacatttacaatGTTATTTTAggacatttaaaattttaaatgtcaTGAGATgacatttaaaattgcttgtagcttgttacaggatgtttataggctgaacgccaagaaaaGCACAAGCTAGCGTTGATATTGCGCTTTTTTGAGAtcctttttctcggcgttcagcctattaaacatcctgtaacaagctatgagCTGTAACAAGCCATgagttttaaatagtttatctacttTTCCCAAAAGACTAAGTtaatttttaaggctgaatttagataataatgggttttacgACACCCATCTTTATCATTCTAAACCGGACTAAACATATCCccaacttctgttcctaaaaagctagtatACGTCACATATATCTATATGGGCGAAACTTGTTGCGCCGaacgtgttgttttcgagacagatattgaaatgctgtaaaaaaagccttcatgaatttgaaagttagtaagccaatctttattttgagtaccaAAACGGAATCGGCGTGTCTCATGTACATCGATGCAACGATAAAGGTTGTActtggcagttatggtttaaacacccattagacatgactgaaaataactagacgagatagtttttaaCCAATTGGGCTTCTCTGCCCCCCACATACTGGAACCAGAAGAAAGACTAAAGCTTCAGTTGCCATCTTATTACTATCACCAATAGAAACATGACCAAGTACTTCAGTTGTTGCCTTATCTACAATCAGTCGTTTACGAATTGCCATACTGTCAATGACAAGGCTGTACAGATCTGCGGTGGCATTCTTCAAATTCCTGATGACATCTGTCAAAAAGCCAGGCTGGCACTCTACTGTTTCAAACCATGATCGGATAGTGCGTGCATTTGGCAATGTAAATTGTGTCCGCAGGTATTCATAAGCCTTGGGAGAATAATAGAACAATGTTATGGCAAACTCTTTTACCTTTTTGCTGTAAGTCTTTTTAGTCTTtctagctttgtttgtggtttcaTTTGACAATAATTCTTCTAGACATCCATCCATCGATGTAAGCTCTATATTGTCAAGTTTATTGTCCTTTTTCAGTATTGtgatcaaattattttgaatccAATTCCTCTGCTCTAATCGACGGACTCTCTGCTGTAGAGTTTTGattcttctttttaatattgagaTACGTGTGACAGCAGGCTGTTTAGGTCTACCACCACGTCGGCAGCTCGTTGTTGAGGCTGTAGGGGTGTCCTGACTGCCAGAAACTGCAGGTTGCTCATCATCATGGATAGTAGTATCACCAGGTGTAGTATTGTCAGGGTTAGGTATTATGGTACTGGCTGCTGTCTGAGATGTTCTTCCACATTTCGGCAGGCTTTCTGTTCTTATGGTTGGTGTCCGTCTTTTCACAGCTTTTGGCTGAAGGTAGGTTggataagctgtaaatattgtaggTATTGCGTCAGATTTTAGCATTGGTTTTCTTCCAATACCTGGTGGAATCTTGTAGCAGTCTTTCTGAAA includes:
- the LOC137399377 gene encoding kynurenine 3-monooxygenase-like isoform X2; this encodes MAEQPKTIAIVGGGLVGCLQACYLAKRGYTVNVYEKRSDMRKIDFVSDGISINLAMSTRAIEALKEVGLDQVVLEQTIRMKGRMIHELDGRCWDYPYGGKDDFIRSVGRQKLNEILLTAAEKYPKVKVHFEMKLQSCDLNRGHLTFLNKENEKVEDTSDLILGCDGAHSLVRREMIKYTRMDFSQAYIPHGYVEISMPARVTSAGTEFAMQQNYLHIWPRNEFMLIGLPNQDKSFTGTLFMSFERFDQLNTRKDALTFFKERFPDSVDLFGEEHLLSTFEKWKVSGLISVKCNPFHYKDRCALMGDAAHAVVPFYGQGMNCGMEDCLVFKDALDAHPDDMGLALEDFSRRRTADAHAICDLAMYNYIEMRSMVNSKLFLLRRKIDRFLHWLMPRTWIPLYSTVTFSRLPYSQCISNKAWQDKVVNRTLAGLSLAGGFLTLLSLLQLFRERLPLTVTVSYK
- the LOC137399377 gene encoding kynurenine 3-monooxygenase-like isoform X1 — translated: MAEQPKTIAIVGGGLVGCLQACYLAKRGYTVNVYEKRSDMRKIDFVSDGISINLAMSTRAIEALKEVGLDQVVLEQTIRMKGRMIHELDGRCWDYPYGGKDDFIRSVGRQKLNEILLTAAEKYPKVKVHFEMKLQSCDLNRGHLTFLNKENEKVEDTSDLILGCDGAHSLVRREMIKYTRMDFSQAYIPHGYVEISMPARVTSVGTEFAMQQNYLHIWPRNEFMLIGLPNQDKSFTGTLFMSFERFDQLNTRKDALTFFKERFPDSVDLFGEEHLLSTFEKWKVSGLISVKCNPFHYKDRCALMGDAAHAVVPFYGQGMNCGMEDCLVFKDALDAHPDDMGLALEDFSRRRTADAHAICDLAMYNYIEMRSMVNSKLFLLRRKIDRFLHWLMPRTWIPLYSTVTFSRLPYSQCISNKAWQDKVVNRTLAGLSLAGGFLTLLSLLQLFRERLPLTVTVSYK